The following are encoded together in the Zingiber officinale cultivar Zhangliang chromosome 8A, Zo_v1.1, whole genome shotgun sequence genome:
- the LOC122008301 gene encoding probable tyrosine-protein phosphatase DSP2: MGRVMIPSESPPPHQEPPPIHHDEDDGGTGVVGYLTISTTCPHASCLNRSAAATECCGGALVPPLNFAVVDAGVFRSGFPETANFGFLHTLKLRSIVYLCPEPYPEENLEFLESNSITLFQFGIDGRKEPFIDIPGDKIIDALKVILDAKNHPLLIHCKRGKHRTGCVVGCLRKLQKWCLSSVFDEYQRFAAAKARVSDLRFMELFDTSNREL, encoded by the exons ATGGGGAGGGTGATGATTCCCAGTGAGTCTCCTCCGCCGCATCAGGAGCCTCCACCAATTCACCACGACGAGGACGACGGCGGTACCGGCGTCGTCGGTTACCTAACAATCTCCACCACTTGCCCCCATGCTTCTTGTTTGAATCGTTCAGCAGCAGCGACAGAGTGCTGCGGCGGAGCGCTAGTTCCACCGCTCAACTTTGCGGTCGTCGACGCCGGCGTCTTCCGGTCGGGGTTCCCCGAGACGGCCAACTTCGGCTTCCTGCACACCCTCAAGCTCCGGTCCATCGT GTATCTTTGCCCGGAGCCGTATCCGGAGGAAAACCTGGAGTTTCTCGAGTCGAATAGTATCACATTATTTCAATTCGGAATCGATGGTCGCAAG GAACCGTTTATTGACATTCCCGGAGACAAAATTATTGATGCTCTCAAAGTTATCCTCG ATGCCAAAAACCACCCTTTGCTTATCCATTGCAAGAGAGGAAAG CATCGAACTGGTTGCGTCGTGGGATGTTTGAGGAAGCTTCAGAAGTGGTGTTTGTCCTCAGTTTTTGATGAATACCAGCGATTCGCCGCCGCTAAAGCGAGGGTTTCCGATTTGAGGTTTATGGAACTGTTCGACACGTCGAACCGAGAGCTGTGA